The nucleotide sequence TGACGTGCCCTAAAACGTCACCTCTTGCATTTTGCGTTACCGGAATGCCCATATGAAGTCCAAGCCCCCAGTAAATGATGCTTGCTTCTTCATCCGTATACCTTTCGATCGGTAAACCACGAATTAATAGAAACCCCCTACCGTTCTCCAACTCGTTAACAAAGTAAGCAACTTCGTTAGAGAGATCCTGAATCGGGAAGTCTTCCTTGTTAAAATCAGGTGCTTGTAAACCCTTTTGCTTCACATGAAATAAAGCGTTTTCAAGTACTGCAATCGTTTTTTCAGACAAATTATAGATCCATGAATCATCTTGTGCTAAATCAGTCCCTTTCCACGCTACTGCTCCTTGAATTTTTTCCTTTATAATGGATCCCATAAATACTCCTCCTTCAATAGTACGGTTGGCTTCTTAAAATAGAGATTATTATGATTTTTATGAGTGTTTCGAAAACTCATCTTGATTATACTGATAAATTGTATTTAAATAAAATTATAGATTTTTACTTGCAAATAAGTATTTCTAATATTGAATAAAGAGGGAATGACTGTGAACCTTGAACAATTACACTATATTGTTGAAGTCGCAAGACACGGCTCTCTGTCTATAGCAGCACAGAATCTTCATGTGACCCAATCCGGTGTTAGCCAGTCCATTACCAACTTAGAAAAGGAGTTAGGGCTTAAAATTTTTAATCGGTCACGAGGACACGGAGCAGTACCGACCGATGAAGGTAGAATCATTCTGAAGCAAGCCTACGAAGTGCTGAGAAAACTTGAGGAAATAAAAGAAACAGCTAACTCATTCACCTCCACGGAAGTGGGGGAACTAAAAGTGTCTTCTGCACCTGGGATGACGACGCTTCTGGTAAAAGCTATTGCTGCTTTTAGACATGATTATCCTCACGTAAACGTGGAAGTTGCCGAAAAATGGGCCCCTACTGTGATTGAAGATGTTCGTCAGCATAAGACCGACATTGGATTGATTACGTATTCAACTAATTGGAATATAAACTTGGAAGGAATCGCTTTTGAAGCACTGCTTGAAGGGAGACCGAAAGTATACGTTTCTAAGCACTCTCCATTAGCATTTCTTAGTACCATAACTCCGCATGAGTTACTTGATCAAACTTTGGTCACATTTAACAGTGAATCAATGCAGTGTTTTGTTCAAGATTTCTTTAACAAGTACAAACCCTTGAGAATTTTATTTACAGCAAATAATATGGAGGGAGTTCTCCAGGCGATCATTGATGGTTTGGCTTTTACATTTGCTCCTGATTTCCAAATGAAAAACTATCACCCTGTCATAAAGGGTGATATCATTGCTATTGATTTGGTAAATCATGGGCCTGTCAATATTTCTATCGGGTTGGTTAAATCAGAGGTGAAACATTTATCAACTTTTGCCAACAAGTATATTCATTATTTAAAATCTGAAATCATTAAGAGTTAAGACGTAACATAAAAGAGAAGCACCTCCGTACGATTACGGCAACGGCTTCTCTTTTTCATGTCTACCATTTAAAATTTGGTTACATCTGTAGGTTCAATTCCTTCGGCCGCACAGTAGTCATGGTATCTTTTCAGGAATGATTCCCAATTATCTCGCGCAATAATTTCGCCATTCTCACCCAAATAGTCCAATGTTCCTTCTACGATATTTAAGGTAATAACATCTTGATCCCCTAAGCCTTGCGGTGTATGTTTGGAGCCAGCAGGTTCATATACGATATCACCAGCTCTGGAGATCCAATCATCCTCAAGATACCTCCAGGATCCCTGGATGGTATACACAATGACTGTACCAGAATGAAAATGAGCAGGAAGTTGCATACCAGGGGGAACTTTTAATATGGTAAGATTTTGTCCTGTCACCGGGTTGGCTTTAAGCAGCTTAAATTTCGCGTCTCCAAAATAAGGAATCCAAGGCAAATCGTCTGGATTAACATGATTGGCAGCCAATGCTGCTACATTTTTCACATTGCTCATTTATTTCCCCTCTTCCAATAAAAGTTTTGGCGCTCTTCGCAAATTGTTAACGCTTTCAAGTTTGTAATTTTATTAACTATTGCGAATTAACCGACTTTATTATACTTAGAATTTTGCATCAAATAAAATTATTATTTTTAACTTGTAAGTAAGTTGAATTAATATGCACCACTGATAACCATAGATACATACATTCACCTCGTCCCTATGATGCATCGGGATGCTGCAGATGCTTTTGGGAAAGCATTTTGTATAGTGCTTAATCGTTCCCATCATAACTTAAATTCATCCTTACCCAATGTGTTTAAGCGGTTTATAAACAGCATCTGTAACTGCGCGGTCCGCCATAGACAGAGGGACCCAAGGCATCTCCCAGGAACAGCTTGTAGTTTCCTTCAGGTTTTTTTTGTAAAAGTAACATAACCTCTTCACCTGGCTTTACAAAACCATCTTTTTGTGTGTTACGGTCACCAAGTTGATAGAAGGTAATTTCTTCATCAGTAGAAATATTTCCAGCAATTACTTTTGTCACTTTCACCTTAGATGGAGTGACTGGAAACTCGAAATTTATCCTTGAATCCAAGCCGGCATCTTGAACAAAAACAGGTAATTCCTCAACTACTTTTCCTTCAACAATAACTTGCGGTAAATCCATCTCTTCTTCCAAGACAATATATATTTTTTCATGAGCTTCTCCTTCTTAAATGGAATTAGCGACTATACATGCTATTAACATCCTGGATATCGACACTTGTGGGATTATAAGAGAATCTACCATCATTCCAAGCACCGTTCTTCATGATAGAGTCAACGCCAATTAAACCATTATGTGCAATAGAGTTATCATTTTTACTTTCAGTTCATGAAATAACAATTTTATGAACTAGATTTAATTATTAAAAAACTATAGATTTTTTGATTGAACTTTTATCTAAACTGAATTTTCAGATGATTCCTTTTATTGACTTTTCCATAATTCCTCTTTTCCATATTCTTTCGTTCACACACTGTATTCTCACTTCCTCTATACGCTCTTTCGTTTGTTTTGAACCTCCCCCTCTTAACCCTCGTTTAGTTACCGATTGACTAAAACCTGTGCTACTCTCATGGTAGCTTATGAATCCAGGACGACAATATGATTTTGTATCACTGCTCCTCCCTACAGCTGAACCCATCCTTTTTGTAGGATGATAGCTGCAACGTCAGGCATTCCGAACGTGCCGAACAATTTGGACGGGCATGGAAATTTACCATCAGGACAGCTTTTCCTTTATAATTCGAAAGCAATTGAAATGCGAGAATGAACTTGACGATAAGCTAGTGTGGGGTTACCATAGTGTTGGTAATAAATATAAAAAATGATAATTTTTTCAATTAACTTGAATTACAATCAAAATGTCTCTTATCTTTTTAAGTTGATGGACTTGAAAAAGTTTCGATCAAGGGATTCAGAGTAGAGGGTCTCAATAATTGTTACACGACAACGTTTTACATGACTCAAGTACTGTTGAGCATTTAATTCTAGAGCTGCTGTTACTACCAATTATCTGAGAAACATCTCGAAAAGGAGTCAATTACCTATATGAACTGGTATGTTCTCTTTGTTAAATCGGGTAATGAACATTCTGTAAAAGATTGGCTGAATAAAGCCTTTGATAAAGAAACTTTGTACTCAATCGTTCCAAAACGAATCGTTCCTGAGAAAAAAAACGGTGAACTTCTGCGTGTCGAGAAGAATTTGTTCCCCGGATATATTTTTGTAAAAACAGA is from Brevibacillus brevis and encodes:
- a CDS encoding LysR family transcriptional regulator: MTVNLEQLHYIVEVARHGSLSIAAQNLHVTQSGVSQSITNLEKELGLKIFNRSRGHGAVPTDEGRIILKQAYEVLRKLEEIKETANSFTSTEVGELKVSSAPGMTTLLVKAIAAFRHDYPHVNVEVAEKWAPTVIEDVRQHKTDIGLITYSTNWNINLEGIAFEALLEGRPKVYVSKHSPLAFLSTITPHELLDQTLVTFNSESMQCFVQDFFNKYKPLRILFTANNMEGVLQAIIDGLAFTFAPDFQMKNYHPVIKGDIIAIDLVNHGPVNISIGLVKSEVKHLSTFANKYIHYLKSEIIKS
- a CDS encoding 2,4'-dihydroxyacetophenone dioxygenase family protein, which gives rise to MSNVKNVAALAANHVNPDDLPWIPYFGDAKFKLLKANPVTGQNLTILKVPPGMQLPAHFHSGTVIVYTIQGSWRYLEDDWISRAGDIVYEPAGSKHTPQGLGDQDVITLNIVEGTLDYLGENGEIIARDNWESFLKRYHDYCAAEGIEPTDVTKF